In Labrus mixtus chromosome 3, fLabMix1.1, whole genome shotgun sequence, a single window of DNA contains:
- the anapc4 gene encoding anaphase-promoting complex subunit 4, translating to MPAFRQVGEKQLPNQILCMAWSPKRDLIALANTTGELLLHRLASFQRVWSLPPIECTGKEITALDWRPDGKILAFSVRDTKQVVLCGVEKAEILHVFPMQNPVTCMHWMEVTDESSALSSFYNSEDESKLFLPKLPTLPKSYSTTSKIFSEEKSDEIMNLLGEVRLNVLVLGGDAGFVELYAYGMYKITTLTGVSGTCRSLSLSSDLKSLSVITQVRSADNKPEMCYIQLDTGLLSDCLPEVTRMARKFTHISTLLQYLHLSLTCMCEAWEDILMQMDLRLTKFVQEKNTSTQVQDEFLELLLWGQSSPELQALLMNQLTVKGLKKLGQSIESSYSSIQKLVISHLQSGSEALLYHLSEVKGMSLWKQKFEPLGLDSEAIEGAITAVGSFSLKANELLQVIDKSMKNFKAFFRWLYVAMLRMCEEHVPPELNKMTQKDIAFVADFLSEHFSENEELFDRKGKYFNVERVGQYLKDEDDDLVSPPNTKGNQWLKFLQESSHLKESPLLFPSYPQKSLHFVKRMMENVIEQCLQKPAEVIGKSIKQSIFLPLYTVPESSESTPRLFELPSLWNDKKAKMHYVLFCMPEISSSKLFLLRKPTDPNKHIANSVVSINLSHHLDSADDDNAAAQPNCVYSYLDARFYDDEMLTVVLQGSEEQNKRRVLAQLPLASTMNCASEFNWEPNMRLDQQTSAIPCQNLVLGNQWRELESMKAQFVAVNGIRKVACVLSANLRHIRVFEMDVEDEDDEGAESQNTSADQDALDITMSSTGQGGEERAEADDEAGGQRGDVLQNPEERLESEEALELS from the exons ATGCCTGCCTTTCGACAAGTGGGGGAGAAGCAGCTTCCTAACCAGATACTGTGCATGGCATGGTCTCCTAAAAGAGATCTTATTGCTCTTGCAAACACAACTGGAGAG TTATTGCTCCATCGCTTGGCTAGTTTCCAGCGTGTTTGGAGCTTGCCTCCCATTGAGTGTACTGGGAAGGAGATCACTGCGCTCGATTGGCGCCCTGATGGAAAAA TTTTGGCCTTCAGCGTCAGAGACACCAAGCAGGTGGTGCTGTGTGGTGTGGAGAAAGCAGAGATCCTCCATGTGTTTCCAATGCAGAACCCGGTCACCTGCATGCACTGGATGGAGGTGACTGATGAGAGCAG tgccCTCAGCTCCTTCTACAACTCAGAAGATGAATCCAAACTATTTCTCCCCAAGTTACCGACCCTCCCAAAGAG CTACAGCACAACTTCAAAGATCTTCAG tgaggagaagTCTGATGAGATCATGAATCTGCTGGGAGAAGTCAG ACTGAACGTTCTGGTTCTTGGAGGAGATGCCGGCTTTGTGGAGCTTTATGCTTACGGGATGTACAAGATCACCACTCTGACGGGG GTATCGGGAACCTGCCGCAGTCTGAGTCTGTCCAGTGATCTCAAGTCTCTGTCCGTCATCACACAAGTCCGGTCTGCTGACAACAAGCCAGAGATGTGCTACATTCAG CTGGACACAGGCTTGCTGTCAGACTGTCTCCCTGAGGTGACCAGGATGGCGCGCAAGTTCACCCACATCTCCACCCTGCTGCAGTACCTGcacctctctctcacctgcatGTGTGAAGCCTGGGAGGACATCCTCATGCAGATGGATCTGCGCCTCACTAAGTTTGTTCAG GAAAAGAACACAAGCACTCAAGTACAGGATGAGTTTCTGGAGCTTCTACTGTGGGGACAGTCAAG CCCTGAGCTGCAGGCTCTTCTCATGAACCAGCTGACCGTCAAG GGACTGAAGAAGCTCGGCCAGTCCATCGAGTCCTCATATTCCAGCATCCAGAAGCTGGTGATCAGCCACCTGCAGAG CGGCTCTGAGGCTCTGCTGTATCACCTCAGTGAGGTGAAGGGCATGTCCCTGTGGAAGCAGAAGTTCGAGCCCCTCGGCCTGGATTCAGAAGCAATAGAAG GAGCTATCACAGCTGTGGGGTCATTCTCTCTGAAAGCCAACGAGCTGCTGCA gGTTATTGACAAGAGCATGAAAAACTTTAAAGCCTTTTTCCGGTGGTTGTATGTCG CTATGCTGAGGATGTGTGAGGAGCATGTACCACCAGAGCTCAACAAG ATGACGCAGAAGGATATCGCGTTTGttgctgacttcctgtctgagcaTTTCAGTGAG AATGAAGAACTTTTTGATCGTAAAGGAAAGTACTTCAACGTAGAGCGAGTTGGTCAG TACCTgaaggatgaggatgatgaccTTGTGTCTCCACCCAACACGAAGGGAAATCAGTGGCTGAAGTTTTTACAGGAGAGCTCACACCTGAAGG AGAGCCCGCTGCTGTTTCCTTCATATCCACAGAAGTCGCTGCACTTTGTCAAGAGGATGATGGAGAATGTGATTGAGCAGTGTCTACAGAAACCTGCC GAAGTGATTGGGAAGTCTATAAAACAGTCCATCTTTCTGCCTCTTTACACAGTCCCAGAGAG CTCTGAAAGCACTCCACGACTTTTTGAGCTTCCATCCTT GTGGAATGACAAGAAAGCTAAAATGCACTATGTTTTGTTCTGCATGCCAGAGATTTCATCCTCTAAGCTCTTCCTGCTACGCAAACCAACAGACCCTAACAA ACATATCGCCAACAGCGTGGTGTCCATTAACCTCAGCCACCACCTGGACAGTGCAGATGATGATAATGCTGCAGCCCA GCCTAACTGTGTGTACAGCTACCTCGATGCTCGTTTCTATGACGATGAGATGCTAACTGTGGTCCTCCAAGGCtcagaagaacaaaacaagaggCGTGTCCTGGCTCAGCTTCCTCTTGCTTCCACAATGAACTGTGCAAGTGAATTCAACTGGGAGCCTAACatgag GTTGGACCAGCAGACCAGTGCCATTCCATGCCAAAACCTGGTGTTGGGGAATCAGTGGCGTGAACTGGAGAGCATGAAGGCTCAGTTTGTGGCTGTCAATGGAATCCGCAAAGTGGCCTGTGTG CTAAGCGCCAATCTGCGGCACATACGCGTTTTTGAAATGGAtgtagaagatgaagatgatgagggAGCCGAGTCGCAGAACACCAGTGCTGACCAGGACGCACTGGACATCACTATGAGCAGCACAgggcagggaggagaggaacGAGCTGAGGCGGACGATGAAGCTGGAGGGCAAAGAGGAGATGTGCTTCAAAACCCCGAGGAACGTCTAGAGTCAGAGGAAGCTCTCGAACtctcttaa